A genomic window from Triticum urartu cultivar G1812 chromosome 7, Tu2.1, whole genome shotgun sequence includes:
- the LOC125521252 gene encoding lysM domain-containing GPI-anchored protein LYP6-like: MSRPAAAAAAALLVILAAAGGAAAKTTIEPCSSADSCAALLGYSLYADMKVSEVAALFGADPAALLAANALDFASPGAANRILPAGLLLRVPTRCACADGVRKSVSVRYAARPADTLATVADVVFAGLASADQIRSANGLAEADPDALLDAGQILVVPFPCVCLNSTDNNLPAVYLSYVVRVGDTVQSIAASHATTVTDLSNVNAMGSPVVAPGDILAVPLSACASTFPNFASDYGLLVANGTYALTAGNCVECSCGPGDLNLYCTPASLGTSCSSMQCSNSSLMLGNVTTQPTSGGCGVSSCSYAGFVNGSITTSLSSGLQPTCPGPHQVPPLMEPSTAAIHDSYLAPSPSPGPGEAGGDVPGSSDPGASSHSLAGSLSPSVHQLHQMILILSLVFYLHM; the protein is encoded by the exons ATGTCGAGGCCGGCGGCCGCGGCCGCGGCGGCGCTGCTGGTGATCctcgcggcggccggcggcgcggcggcgaagACCACGATCGAGCCCTGCTCCAGCGCCGACTCGTGCGCGGCGCTGCTCGGCTACTCGCTCTACGCCGACATGAAGGTCTCCGAGGTGGCGGCGCTCTTCGGCGCGGACCCGGCGGCGCTGCTGGCCGCCAACGCGCTCGACTTCGCCTCCCCCGGCGCCGCCAACCGGATCCTCCCCGCGGGGCTCCTCCTCCGCGTCCCCACCCGCTGCGCCTGCGCCGACGGCGTCCGCAAGTCCGTCTCCGTCCGCTACGCCGCGCGCCCCGCCGACACCCTCGCCACCGTCGCCGACGTCGTCTTCGCGGGCCTCGCCTCCGCCGACCAGATCCGCAGCGCCAACGGGCTCGCCGAGGCGGACCCCGACGCGCTGCTCGACGCCGGCCAGATTCTCGTCGTCCCCTTCCCCTGCGTCTGCCTCAACTCCACCGACAACAACCTCCCCGCCGTCTACCTCTCCTACGTCGTGCGGGTCGGGGACACCGTGCAATCCATCGCCGCCAGCCACGCCACCACTGTCACGGATCTCAGCAATGTGAATGCCATGGGGAGCCCCGTCGTGGCACCCGGCGACATCCTTGCAGTTCCATTATCAG CATGCGCGTCTACGTTTCCTAACTTTGCTTCGGACTATGGATTGCTCGTGGCAAACGGGACATATGCACTTACTGCTGGTAACTGTGTGGAATGTAGCTGTGGGCCAGGGGATCTCAA TCTGTACTGCACTCCAGCTTCATTAGGAACGTCATGTTCAAGTATGCAGTGCTCCAATAGCAGTCTAATGCTTGGTAATGTGACTACCCAGCCCACCAGCGGTGGCTGCGGTGTCTCGTCTTGCAGCTATGCTGGCTTCGTTAACGGAAGCATTACCACATC GCTGTCCTCGGGTCTTCAACCTACATGCCCTG GACCGCATCAAGTTCCTCCACTCATGGAGCCGTCCACCGCAGCAATCCACGACTCGTACCTTGCTCCATCGCCTTCGCCAGGACCTGGGGAGGCAGGTGGTGATGTTCCTGGTTCGTCTGACCCTGGAGCGTCCTCCCATTCTCTTGCTGGAAGCCTCTCGCCCTCAGTGCATCAGCTGCATCAAATGATCCTCATTCTTTCTCTAGTCTTCTACCTGCATATGTGA